The Bubalus bubalis isolate 160015118507 breed Murrah chromosome 18, NDDB_SH_1, whole genome shotgun sequence genome contains a region encoding:
- the LOC112580316 gene encoding phospholipase A2 inhibitor and Ly6/PLAUR domain-containing protein-like isoform X2, which produces MGSKRRCCQKDGCNQDPLPAFVRNHTENGLRCPSCIAAFTETCTATAEALCVGEETHCVAVSGLMRPGDKFAIQGCGTKTACHTKPGTLVPSGARLFTIKKTSCL; this is translated from the exons ATGGGCTCCAAGAGGCGCTGCTGCCAGAAGGATGGCTGCAACCAGGACCCCCTGCCCG CGTTCGTGAGAAACCATACAGAGAATGGCCTTCGGTGTCCTTCCTGCATCGCTGCCTTTACGGAAACATGCACTGCGACTGCGGAAGCGCTCTGCGTTGGCGAGGAAACCCACTGTGTCGCCGTGTCTGGCCTCATGCGGCCTG GTGACAAATTTGCCATCCAGGGCTGTGGTACCAAGACCGCCTGCCACACCAAGCCCGGGACCCTGGTGCCCTCAGGCGCTCGTTTGTTCACCATCAAGAAGACCAGCTGTCTTTGA
- the LOC112580316 gene encoding phospholipase A2 inhibitor and Ly6/PLAUR domain-containing protein-like isoform X1: protein MGSKRRCCQKDGCNQDPLPAFVRNHTENGLRCPSCIAAFTETCTATAEALCVGEETHCVAVSGLMRPAGDKFAIQGCGTKTACHTKPGTLVPSGARLFTIKKTSCL from the exons ATGGGCTCCAAGAGGCGCTGCTGCCAGAAGGATGGCTGCAACCAGGACCCCCTGCCCG CGTTCGTGAGAAACCATACAGAGAATGGCCTTCGGTGTCCTTCCTGCATCGCTGCCTTTACGGAAACATGCACTGCGACTGCGGAAGCGCTCTGCGTTGGCGAGGAAACCCACTGTGTCGCCGTGTCTGGCCTCATGCGGCCTG CAGGTGACAAATTTGCCATCCAGGGCTGTGGTACCAAGACCGCCTGCCACACCAAGCCCGGGACCCTGGTGCCCTCAGGCGCTCGTTTGTTCACCATCAAGAAGACCAGCTGTCTTTGA